CCGGTTCAGTCCAGCTCCAGGAACGTCCGAATGTAGGGGTCCGTCGAATTCCAGAAGGTATCGGCGTCCCCTTCCAGCAGGACCTTTCCGTGGCGCAACATGATGAACTGCGTGGAAGTGTCGGCCTGCCCGCGCGGGTTCTTCGCAATGACGACTTCGCCATCATCGCCAATGGTGGCGTGGTGGTCGGCCAACACCACGGCATCCTGAATCCGGTGGGTGACAAACAGCGAACTGACGCCTTCGAGGTCCCGCAGCTTGATGGCCAACTCGCAGATCGTGCGGGCCGTGGGCGGGTCCAGTCCGGCGGTCGGTTCATCGTAGAGGATAATCTTGGGATTGCCCACCAGGGCGCGGGCAATCCCGACGCGGCGGCGCATCCCGCCGGAAAGCTCGGAGGGCATCTTGTTGATGGCCTGTTCCAGGTTGACGAAACGCAGCATCCGCCGCACGGTTTCCTCGATTTCCTCCTCATCGGCACCCTGCTCGAACAGGCGGTAGCCGACATTTTCATACACCGAAAGGCTGTCAAACAGCGCCCCTTCCTGAAAGACCATGCCGATCTTCTGACGCATCACCGTCAACTGTGATTCGCTGAAGTCCGTGATGTCTTCGTTGTCCACAAAGATGCGGCCACTATCCGGCTTGAGCAGCCCCAGGACGAGCTTGAGCACGGTGGATTTGCCCGTCCCGGACCCTCCCATGAGAATCTTGGTTTCGCCCGGATGCACGCCAAAACTCACGCCGTCGAGCACCTTCTGCTCCCCAAACGCAAGGCAAACATCCCGGAACTCGATGGCGTATTCGCTCATCGTCCTCTCGGAGGGCAGCACGCCGCCTGGGCGCTTATGCCGTCCCGCTCAGCGTCAGAATCAGTCGGGTGAGGAAAAAATCCGACACCAGAATCAGCACGATGGAGACGACGACCGAAGTCGTCGTGGACTGCCCGACGCCAACCGTCCCCCCGCGCGTCCGCAGCCCACACCGGCAGCCCACCACGGCCACAATCAGACCAAACACACCGGTTTTGAGAAATGTCCCCAGAATGTCCTCGTAATTGAGCGCCTCGCGCGCCGACGACAGATACACCGACGACGGGATTTGCAACAGGGTTATCGCCACAATCAGGCCGCCAATGATGCCTACGACATTGGCAAAAATCGTCAGCACGGGCGCCATGGTGATGAGCGCCAGCAGGCGCGGCCGCACCAGCTTGCGGAACGGGTCCGTGCCCAGGGCGCGCATGGCGTCAATCTGCTCGCTGACACACATCGCCCCCAGCTCGGCAGCAATGCCCGAACCGGCGCGCCCGGCCAGCAGAATGCAGGTCAGGACGGGTCCCAGTTCCCGCAACAGTGACGTGGCCACCAGCCGCCCGGTGTAATTCTGCGCCCCAAAGGACCGCAGCGTGCCGGCCGTCTGCAAGGCCAGCACCGCCCCGATGAAAAAGCCGGCCAGCAGCACGATGGGCAGCGTGCCGAACCCAATCGAATCCATCTGGGCCACCGTTTCACGCCAGTAGCGCGGACGCCGGAATGGATGCCGCAGGGCGCGCCAGACAAGCAGGGTACTTTCCTGAAGCTCTACCAGAATGAGCAGAAAGAAGTTCACGGACGGCGGAACAAAACCGGGGAAATCATCAGCCCGCGACGGGTTTCGTTCAGAGACACCGCCGACAACGCCACTTTTACGGACGGAAGCCGTCCGGTGTCAAGCCTCCGGCAAGTCACAAGTTTTTGCATTCCGTACACTTTCCACCTCATGGTGCGCCGCCTTCACGAAGCCGAAGCCGCCTGCGCCGGGTAGGTCAGGCTGGGTTTCCCGGCGTGGTAGTCCTGCAACCGCCCTACGCTGAACTGGTCATGTTGCAGGGCATGGATGGCGCTGGTGACGGCAATGGCACCCGTAATGGTGGTGATACAGGGGACGTTGTACTGGATAGCCGCCGACCGGATGGCTTTTTCGTCAAAGTGTGACGCCTTGCCCAGCGGGGTGTTCACGATGAGGTCTATGCGCCGGCTGCGGATGAGGTCCACGATATTCGGGCGGCCTTCGTTGACCTTGAAGACGGGTTCAACCGGCAGACCGGCTGCCGCCAGCATTTCCTGCGTGCCACGGGTTGCCACGAGCTTGAAGCCCAACCGGTGCAGCCGCTGGGCCACTTTCAGGGCAGCCGGTTTGTCGCGGTTGTTGACACTGAGAAACACGGTTCCCGTACGCGGCAGCGGCACGCCAGCGCCGAGTTGCGCTTTCCAGTAGGCCATTCCGAAGCTGTCCGCCACGCCCATCACTTCGCCAATCGAGCGCATTTCGGGGCCCAGCACCGGGTCCACACCGGGAAACTTGATGAACGGAAACACCGGCGCCTTGATGAAGAAGCGCCCGACGGAGAGCATCGGCGGCAGGTTGAAATCCGCCAGACGGCGGCCAATCATCAGCCAGGCGGCAATCTTGGCTATTGGCACGCCGGTGGCCTTGCTTACGAAGGGCACCGTCCGCGAAGCGCGGGGGTTGACTTCCAGGACGTACACGATGTCGTCCTTGACGGCAAACTGGATGTTCATCAGCCCCACGACCCGCAGGGCGCGGGCCAACTGCCGGGTGTACTGCCGCATGACATCCAGATGCCACGGCTCAATCAGGTAGGTCGGCAGCACACTGGAGCTGTCGCCGGAGTGAACGCCGGCTTCCTCGATGTGCTCCTGAATGCCGGCAATACACACGTCTTCGCCATCGGAGAGCGCATCCACATCCACTTCCACGGCCGATTCCAGAAAGTGGTCAATGAGCACGGCGCGTCCCGGCGAAGCGCCCATGGCTTCCGCCACATAGGCGGCCAGGCTGGGTTCGTCGTAGGCAATCATCATCGCCCGTCCGCCCAGCACGTAACTGGGACGCACCAGCACCGGATAGCCAACCTGGCGTGCCACGGCGCAGGCCTCATCCACCGTGGTCGCCATCCCCGACGGCGGCTGGGGAATTTCCAGCTCCCGCAGCAGGCGGCCGAACCGTTCCCGGTCTTCGGCCAGGTCAATGCTTTCGGGTGAAGTGCCGATGATCGGCACGCCCGCCTGCCGCAGGCCATAGGCGAGGTTGAGCGGCGTCTGTCCGCCAAACTGCACGATGACACCGTCCGGCTGCTCCCGTTCGATGATGTGCATGACATCCTCGAAAGTAACAGGCTCGAAGTACAGCCGGTCGGAAGTGTCGTAGTCGGTTGAAACCGTTTCCGGGTTGCAGTTGACCATGATGGTTTCGTAGCCGGCTTCCTGCAACGCGAAACTGGCGTGACAGCAGCAATAGTCAAACTCGATGCCCTGCCCGATTCGGTTCGGGCCGCTGCCCAGAATGACAATCTTGCGGCGGCTGGTAGGCTCGGCTTCGCACGCTTCCTCGTAAGTCGAGTAAAGATAGGGCGTGTGCGAGGCAAACTCGGCAGCGCAGGTGTCAATGCGCTTGAAGACCGGACGAATGCCGCTGCGCAGGCGCCGGGTGCGCACGTCCGCCTCGCTACAGCCAATCGTGCGCGCCACCCGGCGATCTGAAAACCCCAGCCGTTTGACGTGCCGCAGCTCGGCATCGGGGATGTCTTCGAGCGTCCGCCCCCGCAGGGCGTTCTGGGCGTCGGCAATTTCCTTGAGCTGGTGCAGAAACCACGGGTCAATGGCGGTGAGTTCGTGCAGTTCGGCGCAGCCCCAGCCGCGTTCGAGCGCCATTTGCAGGTAGCGCACCCGTTCGGGGTTGGGCGTGATGAGATGCCGCCGCAGGTCGTCGTCATTGGTGTAGGTCGGCACGCGCGCCGCGCTGGCTTCCAACGACCGCAGTGCCTTCATGAAGGCTTCCTTGAAGGTGCGGCCGATGGCCATGGCTTCTCCCACGGATTTCATCTGCGTTCCCAGCACCGGCTCGGCCGCCTGGAACTTCTCGAAGGCCCACTTCGGAATCTTGACGACGACGTAATCGAGCGTCGGCTCAAAGCTGGCTGGTGTTTTGCGGGTGATGTCGTTGGGAATTTCGTCCAGGGTGTAACCGACGGCGAGCTTGGCGGCAATCTTGGCAATGGGAAAGCCCGTGGCCTTCGAGGCCAGCGCCGAGGAACGGGACACCCGTGGGTTCATCTCGATGACCCGCACCCGTCCGTCTCTGGGATTGACCGCAAACTGGATGTTGGAGCCGCCGGTTTCCACCCCGATGCGGCGGATGATTTTCAGGCTGGCGTCGCGCAGGGTCTGGTATTCGCGGTCGGTCAGGGTTTGCGCCGGCGCGACGGTAATCGAGTCGCCGGTGTGAACGCCCATCGGATCGAAATTCTCAATCGAACACACGATCACGATGTTGTCGGCGGCATCGCGCATGACTTCGAGTTCGTACTCTTTCCAGCCCAGGACCGACTCCTCGACGACCACTTCGTGAACCGGACTCAACGCCAGGCCCCGCTCGACAATCTGGTAGAACTCCTCGTCGTTGTAGGCAATGCCGCCGCCGGCCCCGCCCAGCGTGAAGCTCGGCCGTACGATGGCCGGATAGCCAATCGCCGCCCGGACTTCTTCCAGGTTGGTTTCCGGCGTCACGAACATGGCCTTGGTCATTTCGAGACCGATGTCTTCCATGGCGGCTTTGAACTGCCGCCGGGATTCGGCCAGCTCGATGGCGGCAATGTTGGCCCCGATAAGCTGTACTCCAAGGCGGTCGAGAACGCCGGTCTGCGCAAGCTGCATGGCCAGATTGAGCGCCGTCTGACCGCCGACGGTCGGCAGCAGCGCGTCCGGGCGCTCGCGCTCCAGGACGGCGGTGACGGCTTCCAGCGTGAGGGGTTCGATGTAGGTGCCGTCGGCCATCTCCGGGTCGGTCATGATGGTGGCCGGGTTGGAGTTGATGAGCACCACCTCATAACCTTCGGCGCGGAGCGCCTTGCAGGCCTGGGTCCCGGAATAGTCGAATTCACAGGCCTGGCCGATGACAATCGGGCCGGAACCAATGACGAGAATCTTGCGGAGATCAGTGCGTTTGGGCATGGGAACAAGCGGTCAGAGCCATTTCTTGCGCCGGAAAAACATGAGCATCCCGCCGACGATGCCAATCATGACCACCCAGAGAAACGGGTAAAACCACCACACCTTGAGTTCAGGCATATAGTCGAAGTTCATCCCATACACACCGACGATAAAGGTCAGTGGCATCCAGATGGTCGAAAAAATCGTGAGAAACTTCATCACCTCGTTGGTACGCCGGGAAGCCACAGCCAGGTGCGCTTCGGCGACGTTCGTCGCCAGTTCGATGAGCATGACACAGGTTTCTTCGAGCCGGACGGCGTGGTCGTACACATCCCGGAAGTAAATGGCCGTCTTGGCTTCAATGCAGGGCAGGTCCTCCCGCCGGCTGAGCCGGAGCAGCATTTCGCGCTGAAGCCCCATCAGCCGCCGCAGGGTCATCAGTTCCCGCTTGGTTTTGAGGACAGTGGGCAGAACATCCTGATCCTGCTCTGTGAAGATATGAGCCTCGATTTCCTGAATCCGGTCTTCGACCCCGGACAGCACGGGAAACACCTGATCGATCATGCGGTCCACGATGGCATGCAGCACCAGGTCAAGGTGCTGGTCCATCGTGGTATCGCGTGCGTCCACAATCTCGGCCACTTCTTCTACGGGCGCAAAGCCACGGTCATGAACCGTGACCAGAAAGCCGACGCCGAGATAGACCGCCAGGCGATTGGTGGCGCAGTGCCCGACGCCCGCCGTGGGCAACACGGTTTCATCGCTGATGCCGGCCACGCTCTGAAACATCATGAACAGGTAGTCTTCATGCTCATCAATCTTCGGGCGATGTTCTGGACTGAGGGCGTCTTCGACGGTCAGCAGGTGAAAGCCGAACAGCGTTGCCACCGCCTGAAGGGCCGCCGGCGTCGGCGCGGTCAAATCCAGCCAGAAGGCCCGTTGCCGGCGCATCTGCCAGCATTCACGCAGGACAGTTTCGGTGAGTTCCTCCGGCACAGGGCGCAACCCGACACCGTTGTGGATGCGCAGGGTGGCCGCCCGCCGGAGGTCGGCCATGGGGTCAGACACCGGCCGGTGCTCCCCGGTCAGGTGGAGGTTGTCAAGCCGCGTCAGACGGCTGCTCGTCGAGAGTTGCTCCATGGCTGGCGTCACCCTTCATCACTTGTCACGCGGCGCGATTCGAGCGTCGGGGTGGATTCATCATCCACAAGCGTTTCCCACCCAATGGCTGTAACGGAAGGTTCCATCGCCAGGCGGGCCGTAATGTCTTCGAGGCGGCGGGCTTCACTGGCCGTATTGCCGTCGCCGCTGAAGGTCGCTTCGAGGCGAACCTTGTCCGAACCCAGTAAGTCCACACTCCGCAGTGACTGCAACTTGAACTGACTGCGGGCAATCTCCTGGACGAGCAGCGGTCGGATGGTGGCCTGTTGGGAGTCGCCACACGTCAGCTCAATCTGGTATCGGGTTTCAAGGTCAGCCCCCTCGATGGGTTGCCGGTTGATGAGCCGCGCCAGCGGCCGCAGCGTCAGGTGTGCAGCCAGAACAAACATCGTCAGCAACACAGCTTCCAGCGGTAGCCCGGAGCCGGACAGAACACCAATGGCGGAAGAACACCACAGGGTCGCGGCGGTGTTGAGGCCGCGCACCGACGCCCCCTCTTTCAAAATCACGCCCCCGGCCAGAAAGCCAATGCCCGAAACGACCTGGGCGGCGACGCGGGTCGGGCTGGTGTCGGTTTTGTCCACCAGCGCCGGCAGCGCAACATAGGCCGCTGCGCCAATGGCCACGAGAGCATTCGTACGCAACCCGGCCTGTCGTTGCCGCCACTGGCGTTCCAGCCCGACGGCAGCACCGCAGAGCGCCGCCAGCAGGAGATGTCCCGCAAAAATCAACCAGGCCATGCCTGCCTCCCGATAAGCACGCGCGCTGCCTAGTGGGCTTCCGGTTGGCGCTCGCGGAGCAGGGCCATGACCTGCTTGATGTCTTCCCACACTTCGCGCTTTTTGTCCGGCGCGCGCAACAGATACGCCGGGTGAAACGTCGGCATGAGGGGGATGCCGTGGTAGTCCTGGAAGCGCCCGCGAATCTTGGAAATGCCACCCAGTTTGGGATCACCCAGCAACGCGCTTGCGGCTGAAGCACCCAGCGCGACGATAACATGGGGACGGATGACCGCCAACTGACGATGAAGAAAGCCCACACAGGCGGCCACTTCATCCGGTTCCGGCGTCCGGTTTTCCGGGGGACGGCACTTGACGACGTTGCAGATATAGACCTCCTCCCGGCGCAAGCCCATGGCGGCAATGATTTTGTCGAGCAACTGCCCGGCGCGTCCGACGAACGGCCGCCCGGTGGCATCTTCTTCCGCGCCCGGCCCTTCGCCGACAAAGACCACCGGCGCCCGGGCCGCCCCTTCGCCAAAGACGAGGTTGGTCCGACAAGCCGCCAGCTTGCAGCGTTGACAATCCCCCAGATCGGCGCGGATGGCTTCCAACGTTACGTCCGAAGAAACCGGCAGCGATGGGGGCGGGACTTCCTCAAACAACGAGTCCTGTTGGGGTTTGGGAGTGGTGTGGGCAGGCTGGTTGCAGTTCACCGGGGTTCTGGATAAAGTTTCGCCATCGTCTTTCGAGTGACTTGACGGTGTAAGCTGGCGGTGCGAGGAGGGGTCCATAAGCGGTTGGTGGCCACCACTTGGCCGTCCGGCGCCCGGAGACTCCACGGCTGAGGGCACGCCCAAGCTCGTATCAGCCGTACCAGGGAGTTCGGGTACGTGGGCACCGGGAACAACTGAAGCAGGATGCGATGCACTGGAGGGTGCAGGACTGGGTGGCGGCGAAGCTGCTGCATGCCCTGCACTGACAAAAGAAACCCCGTTCCCGGTCAGAAACCGAAGCTGGCGGGCAATGTCTTCCAGTAAGGCGTGGATTTCAGTTTCCGGTGTGTTTTTCACAGGCATCCCACTCCATACGATTTCTGCACAGGCTGGACAACTCGGCTTTGAGACGGAAGTCAGTTTGGAGTAATCTTGAGAAAAGTCTCACATGACACGGCGTAGCGTAGTCCACTGGGCCACAATCCACCAAAGGTTGCGACGCACGACACTTTTCTATGGTCTTTTGCCGGGCAACTTGTATATAAACCACCTACCCACTCGCTGGCTTCATTGACAAGCATCATGCTCGCTGTCGTCACAAACGCCGGTCTTTGCTTCCTGGAAGCAATGGCGTGTGGTCACGGTGAGAGCGCCAACGTGTCATGGGACTGACTGCCGTAGGTCCGCCAGCCGCCGGCGCTGTCCGTCAGGGGGGAAGACCAAGGGTACGATTATGGGTTTTTTCGACCGCTTTTTTGGCAAGAAAAAAGAAGAACCACCCAGCACACCGTCTCCTACCTACGTTCCACCGGAACCGCCACCGCTTCCGGCACCTCCGCCGCCCCGTCAGGAACCAAGGGAGCAAGTGCCACCACCGCCGGTCGAGTCGCGTTTTGAGACCCAGCCGCTGACGCCCCAACCGGTTCTGGAAACTCCTGCCCCGGCACCAGCGGCAGAAGCCCCCACCACGGCTCCCGCCGCCGAAGCAACGGTCTCTGAAGAATCCGCGGTCTCTGAAGAAACAGCGGATGCCCTGCTCCCTGACGCACTCGCGGAAGAAGAGGACTTCTCACTTTCAGAGCTGACCCCGGATACCCACCACACGGCACGGCCCCAGGCTGAGGAATCGCAGGATGTGTCAGCCGCCGGGATGATTGAAGTCGTTGGTGTCGGCACGCGGCTTGAAGTCACCCCTTCCGGCACGCGGGGACTGGACATCACGGATACCAGTTCTACGTTGGACGAAGCCGGGGCGGATGAGGCGGATTTCGATCTCGCCCTGGCGCGTACCGATGGCGACGGTCGGACGGAAGCCTCCCAGCTCGACGGACAGGCCGGCCTGCTTGCCATGGAGGGTGACGACGACCTGGAAGGCTTTGACGACGCCTTCGACCGCATTCTCGCGCAGGGCGAAATGGATGACCTCGGCGAAGACACCGAGCCGGCCGTTGCGACGGACCAGACCGAGGTGCGGACGCTCTTTTCCGAAATTGCCGCCAACTACATCCGTCCGGTCAAAGCCTTCATCATCGAGCTGAGGTCCGGTGCCGCCCGCAAGGAATGGCTCGAAATGTGCCAACCGGCCATCAGCAGCCTGGGCAAGTCCGCCTTGGGCATGGGCATGGAGGATGTCAGCGATGCCGTTCACGATTTTGAAGCGCTGCTCTCCGAAGCCCGGGCTTCCCGGGAAGGAACGGTCGGCGGCGAACTGCGGGAACGCATCCTGCAGAACTACCAGACGCTGACGGAGATGCTTCCGGCCACCTTTGTCATTGACGACACCACGCTTCAGTCCGAGGGCATGATCGTCAACTCGTTGCTGAAGCAAATCCCGGAAGTCGGAAAGGTGACGATTGACAAACTCTACCGGGCCGGACTGATCACCATCGAAAGCTTCCTCGTGGGGGCCAAGGAAGACCTGGCCGTGGCCACCGGGCTGCCGATCTGGCTGGCCGAAAAAATTGTCGAGAAGTTCAAGTCCTACCAGCAACAACTGGAAAGCGGTCTGGTTCAAAGCGGCAAGGATGGGCTGCTCAACCGGCTTGAGCAACTCGTGCGTGACCTCCAGGACGCCCACGAAGCCTACGAAATTGCCACGGCGGAAGAATCCAGCAACCCTTCGGCGGCCGAAGACCGACGGTTCTACCGTCAGGCGCGCCAGGAAACACAGCTTCAAATCAACGTTCTCCTGGCCGAGCTGGGAGCCGTCGAACTGGCCAATGAGATTCAGCGCCTTTCGTTCGAGAAGCGTATCGAGCGATTGCGGCGCTACATAGCAGATGAACGGCGGTCATGACGGCTTTGACAGCAACGGCCCTGTATTGGATTTCCAGACCATCCAGCGTGACGTGCTGGGGCGCAAGGGCGATGCGTCAGACTGCGCGACACGCCCCAACCACCATATTCAAAAAACGGCGAAAGGGGTTCCTCCATGCCTGAGTTCACCTTGGAAGAAGTCATCGAACGAGTAGCGCGCGGCGAATCGCTCGAACGTGCCGACTTGCGCGAACTCGACCTGGCAAAAGCCAACCTGGACAACGCCAACCTGCGGCGCGCCGACCTCGAAGGGGCCAATCTGGAAGAAGCCACACTGCGACGTGCCAACCTCGCCAGTGTCAGCTTGCGGGATGCGTTTCTCGTGCGGGCCAACCTCGAAGGCGCGAACCTCCGGGGCGCCGATCTGGAAAGTGCCAACCTTGAAGGGGCCAACCTCCGGGGTGCCGACCTGTCCCGGGCCAACCTCGAAGGGGCGAACCTCGAAGGGGCGGACCTGACCGGAGCACGCCTCCCCTCGGCCCAGTTGATAGACGCCAAACTGGGCGTGGCCACCCTCGAAAATGCGGTCTTCGCCAATGCTGACCTGCGCAACGCCTATCTGGGCGGTGCCAATCTCACGGCGGTTGACTTCCAGAATGCCATCCTGGAATCAGCCAACTTCGAGGAAGCCCTGCTGACCGGGGCCAACCTGCGGGATGCCGTTCTCCGGCGGGCGGCACTGCCCGGCGCTGACCTCTCCGGCGCCAAGCTGGAGCGGGCCGTTCTCGAAGGGGCCGACCTTTCCCAGGTGAGTCTGCTCGAAGCTGACTGCCGGCACGCTACCTTTCACGGTGCACGGCTCAAAGGGGCCAAGTTCAGCCGGACACACCTCTACGGCAGCGACTTCTCCATTGAGGTGGCAGACGGCGCCGAGGTGGATGAAGTGGATTTCAGCGTTGCCGGTGATGGCTCGCAGTTGATTCCGGCTTCGGCCCTGGCTGCCTTTCTCAACGGCAAAACCGATGGCGGAACGGCCTCTCCCCAGGCCGCTGCCGTGGCGGTGGCTCCCATCCCAACCAATCGCCGCTACTTCGGTCATGGAGACGTACTGCGGGATGCCTCGCTCGAATTCGATGCCGATTCCATCGTTGAAGTGGATGGACGCTTTTTGAAGTGCAATATCACGCTCGGTCAGGGTGCACAGCTCATCATTGGCCGCGAGGGACTGCTGGACGGCTGCCAGGTTCACGGGAGTGGCATCCTGGTGATTCACGGGCGGTTCACGTCTGAGGCCTCACCCGGCATCGATGGCGCGCGCCGCATCATCGTCGGTGCCACCGGCTGCCTCCGGGCAACCGTCAAACAGCCCGCAGGACATACCCACTTTGCCTTTGAACCAGGCTGCGTCCTGCGCCTCAAAACCGAAACGGCCTAAGCCTCACCGGAATCCAGGCAACCCGGCCGGGAACAACCCGACGCTTTCAACCCCTGACACCGAGGAAACGTCATGGCGGAGAAACTCACAATCGTTGAAGAAGGTAGTGAACTGACTGGCACACTGAAGTCCACCTGCGGTGTCACCGTCAGCGGCAAGGTC
This window of the Chloracidobacterium sp. N genome carries:
- a CDS encoding ABC transporter ATP-binding protein, which encodes MSEYAIEFRDVCLAFGEQKVLDGVSFGVHPGETKILMGGSGTGKSTVLKLVLGLLKPDSGRIFVDNEDITDFSESQLTVMRQKIGMVFQEGALFDSLSVYENVGYRLFEQGADEEEIEETVRRMLRFVNLEQAINKMPSELSGGMRRRVGIARALVGNPKIILYDEPTAGLDPPTARTICELAIKLRDLEGVSSLFVTHRIQDAVVLADHHATIGDDGEVVIAKNPRGQADTSTQFIMLRHGKVLLEGDADTFWNSTDPYIRTFLELD
- a CDS encoding ABC transporter permease; this translates as MNFFLLILVELQESTLLVWRALRHPFRRPRYWRETVAQMDSIGFGTLPIVLLAGFFIGAVLALQTAGTLRSFGAQNYTGRLVATSLLRELGPVLTCILLAGRAGSGIAAELGAMCVSEQIDAMRALGTDPFRKLVRPRLLALITMAPVLTIFANVVGIIGGLIVAITLLQIPSSVYLSSAREALNYEDILGTFLKTGVFGLIVAVVGCRCGLRTRGGTVGVGQSTTTSVVVSIVLILVSDFFLTRLILTLSGTA
- the carB gene encoding carbamoyl-phosphate synthase large subunit, whose translation is MPKRTDLRKILVIGSGPIVIGQACEFDYSGTQACKALRAEGYEVVLINSNPATIMTDPEMADGTYIEPLTLEAVTAVLERERPDALLPTVGGQTALNLAMQLAQTGVLDRLGVQLIGANIAAIELAESRRQFKAAMEDIGLEMTKAMFVTPETNLEEVRAAIGYPAIVRPSFTLGGAGGGIAYNDEEFYQIVERGLALSPVHEVVVEESVLGWKEYELEVMRDAADNIVIVCSIENFDPMGVHTGDSITVAPAQTLTDREYQTLRDASLKIIRRIGVETGGSNIQFAVNPRDGRVRVIEMNPRVSRSSALASKATGFPIAKIAAKLAVGYTLDEIPNDITRKTPASFEPTLDYVVVKIPKWAFEKFQAAEPVLGTQMKSVGEAMAIGRTFKEAFMKALRSLEASAARVPTYTNDDDLRRHLITPNPERVRYLQMALERGWGCAELHELTAIDPWFLHQLKEIADAQNALRGRTLEDIPDAELRHVKRLGFSDRRVARTIGCSEADVRTRRLRSGIRPVFKRIDTCAAEFASHTPYLYSTYEEACEAEPTSRRKIVILGSGPNRIGQGIEFDYCCCHASFALQEAGYETIMVNCNPETVSTDYDTSDRLYFEPVTFEDVMHIIEREQPDGVIVQFGGQTPLNLAYGLRQAGVPIIGTSPESIDLAEDRERFGRLLRELEIPQPPSGMATTVDEACAVARQVGYPVLVRPSYVLGGRAMMIAYDEPSLAAYVAEAMGASPGRAVLIDHFLESAVEVDVDALSDGEDVCIAGIQEHIEEAGVHSGDSSSVLPTYLIEPWHLDVMRQYTRQLARALRVVGLMNIQFAVKDDIVYVLEVNPRASRTVPFVSKATGVPIAKIAAWLMIGRRLADFNLPPMLSVGRFFIKAPVFPFIKFPGVDPVLGPEMRSIGEVMGVADSFGMAYWKAQLGAGVPLPRTGTVFLSVNNRDKPAALKVAQRLHRLGFKLVATRGTQEMLAAAGLPVEPVFKVNEGRPNIVDLIRSRRIDLIVNTPLGKASHFDEKAIRSAAIQYNVPCITTITGAIAVTSAIHALQHDQFSVGRLQDYHAGKPSLTYPAQAASAS
- the corA gene encoding magnesium/cobalt transporter CorA, with product MEQLSTSSRLTRLDNLHLTGEHRPVSDPMADLRRAATLRIHNGVGLRPVPEELTETVLRECWQMRRQRAFWLDLTAPTPAALQAVATLFGFHLLTVEDALSPEHRPKIDEHEDYLFMMFQSVAGISDETVLPTAGVGHCATNRLAVYLGVGFLVTVHDRGFAPVEEVAEIVDARDTTMDQHLDLVLHAIVDRMIDQVFPVLSGVEDRIQEIEAHIFTEQDQDVLPTVLKTKRELMTLRRLMGLQREMLLRLSRREDLPCIEAKTAIYFRDVYDHAVRLEETCVMLIELATNVAEAHLAVASRRTNEVMKFLTIFSTIWMPLTFIVGVYGMNFDYMPELKVWWFYPFLWVVMIGIVGGMLMFFRRKKWL
- a CDS encoding MgtC/SapB family protein → MAWLIFAGHLLLAALCGAAVGLERQWRQRQAGLRTNALVAIGAAAYVALPALVDKTDTSPTRVAAQVVSGIGFLAGGVILKEGASVRGLNTAATLWCSSAIGVLSGSGLPLEAVLLTMFVLAAHLTLRPLARLINRQPIEGADLETRYQIELTCGDSQQATIRPLLVQEIARSQFKLQSLRSVDLLGSDKVRLEATFSGDGNTASEARRLEDITARLAMEPSVTAIGWETLVDDESTPTLESRRVTSDEG
- a CDS encoding uracil-DNA glycosylase family protein, whose product is MDPSSHRQLTPSSHSKDDGETLSRTPVNCNQPAHTTPKPQQDSLFEEVPPPSLPVSSDVTLEAIRADLGDCQRCKLAACRTNLVFGEGAARAPVVFVGEGPGAEEDATGRPFVGRAGQLLDKIIAAMGLRREEVYICNVVKCRPPENRTPEPDEVAACVGFLHRQLAVIRPHVIVALGASAASALLGDPKLGGISKIRGRFQDYHGIPLMPTFHPAYLLRAPDKKREVWEDIKQVMALLRERQPEAH
- a CDS encoding pentapeptide repeat-containing protein is translated as MPEFTLEEVIERVARGESLERADLRELDLAKANLDNANLRRADLEGANLEEATLRRANLASVSLRDAFLVRANLEGANLRGADLESANLEGANLRGADLSRANLEGANLEGADLTGARLPSAQLIDAKLGVATLENAVFANADLRNAYLGGANLTAVDFQNAILESANFEEALLTGANLRDAVLRRAALPGADLSGAKLERAVLEGADLSQVSLLEADCRHATFHGARLKGAKFSRTHLYGSDFSIEVADGAEVDEVDFSVAGDGSQLIPASALAAFLNGKTDGGTASPQAAAVAVAPIPTNRRYFGHGDVLRDASLEFDADSIVEVDGRFLKCNITLGQGAQLIIGREGLLDGCQVHGSGILVIHGRFTSEASPGIDGARRIIVGATGCLRATVKQPAGHTHFAFEPGCVLRLKTETA